A single window of Bacteroidota bacterium DNA harbors:
- a CDS encoding NADH-quinone oxidoreductase subunit A, whose amino-acid sequence MGSTNTPTDYLPIVLMFIVALGFVVTTMVASHMLGPKRKTKIKLDSFECGIESHGNARLPFSIKYFLVAILFVLFDVEVIFMYPWAVNYRELGIVGVIEVFSFIALLLVGFYYMLAKKAVQWED is encoded by the coding sequence ATGGGGTCTACAAACACGCCAACCGATTACCTACCAATTGTTTTAATGTTTATTGTTGCCTTAGGATTTGTGGTAACCACCATGGTTGCCTCTCATATGCTTGGGCCTAAGCGTAAAACCAAAATTAAACTCGATTCCTTTGAGTGTGGTATCGAAAGCCACGGTAACGCTCGTTTACCTTTTTCAATTAAGTATTTCTTAGTAGCCATTCTCTTTGTTTTATTTGATGTAGAGGTAATTTTTATGTACCCCTGGGCTGTTAATTACAGAGAATTGGGAATCGTTGGAGTTATCGAAGTGTTTTCGTTTATCGCATTACTTCTGGTTGGATTCTATTACATGTTGGCTAAAAAAGCCGTTCAGTGGGAAGATTAA